The DNA segment tatagctataggttaagtactaattgtaattaagaagcaataaaattattatcttcaaaaactaagacggttaggtgagggtgtggttttctattcagtttttcaggtaaactcaaatattcacaatatatttgacagtacgatttaatactaagtgaaaataagtacaatttctaactgctatgaatagtacataattgcacttatttgtctccttacatttaccaccccatttttggaggacggactggtgtgtgtgtgtgtgtgtgtgtgtgtatatatgtgtgtgtgtgtgtatatatatatatatataatatatatatatatatatatatatatatatatatatatatatatatgtcgtacctagtagccagaactcacttctcagcctactattcaaggcccgatttgcctaataagccaagttttcctgaattaatatatttactataatttttttcttatgaaatgataaagctacccttttcactatgtatgaggtcaatttttttttattggagttaaaattaacgtatatatatgactgaacctaaccaaccctacctaacctaacctaacctatatatataggtaaggttaggttaggtagccaaaaaaagctaggttaggttaggttaggtaggttaggtagacgaaaaaacattaattcatgaaaacttggcttattaggcaaatcgggccttgaatagtaggctgagaagtgagttctggctactaggtacgacatatatatatatatatatatatatatatgtcgtacctaatagccagaacgcacttctcagcctactattcaaggcccgatttgcctaataagccaagttttcatgaattaatgttttttcgtctacctaacctacctaacctaacctaacctagctttttttggctacctaacctaaccttacctataaatataggttaggttaggttaggtagggttggttaggttcggtcatatatctacgttaattttaactccaataaaaaaaaattgacctcatacatagagaaaagggttgctttatcatttcataagaaaaaaactatagtaaatatattaattcaggaaaacttggcttattaggcaaatcgggccttgaatagtaggctgagaagagagttctggctactaggtacgacatatatatatatatatatatatatatatatatatatatatatgtcgtacctaatagccagaacgcacttctcagcctagtattcaaggcccgatttgcctaataagccaagttttcatgaattaatgttttttcgtctacctaacctacctaacctaacctaacctagctttttttggctacctaacctaaccttacctataaatataggttaggttaggttaggtagggttggttaggttcggtcatatatctacattaattttaactccaataaaaaaaaattgacctcatacatagagaaaagggttgctttatcatttcatgagaaaaaaattatagtaaatatattaattcaggaaaacttggcttattaggcaaatcgggccttgaatagtaggctgagaagtgagttctggctactaggtacgacatatatatatatatatatatatatatatatatatatatatatatatatatatatatatatatatatatatatatatatatatatatatatatatatatatatatatatatatatatatatatatatatatatatatatatactacaacatacttaggtacaacatatatatatattataaatatgtatatatatattatatatattatatatatgttgtacctagtagtcagaacgcacttcttggcttaGTATGCAAGTACCGAttggcctaataggccaagtgactttttattttcaataaattgtttcctttttttttaaatattattattatattatattaagaacataaattattgatttagttatgttagtttagattaggttaagataagttaggttaggttaggtaggcttggttaggttcgatcatatatctacattaattttaactcaaattttaaaaaatttagctcatacataatgaaatgaataactttatcatttcacaagaaaaacatttgaaaaaatattgaaattctggaaaacttggcttattaggcaaatctggccttgcatagtagggccaAGAACTCCATTCTGGCtagctatctatatatatatatatatatatatatatatatatatatatatatatatatatatatatatatatatatatatatatatatatatatatatatattgttcctagtagccagaacgtcgtactcggcctactatgcaaggcccgatttgcctaataagccaagttttcctgaataaatatatattctctaatttttttcttacgaaatgataaagctacccatttcattatgtatgaggtcaatttttttattggagttaaaattaacggagatatttgaccgaacctaaccaaccctacctaacctaacctaacctatctttataggttaggttaggttaggtagccgaaaaagttaggttaggtagtcgaaaaacaattcatgaaaacttggcttattaggcaaattgggccttgcatagtaggctgagaagtgtgttctggctactaggtatgacacacacacacacacacacacacacacatatatatatatatatatatatatatatatatatatatatatatatatatatatatatatatatatatatatatatatatatatatataatatatatatatataatatcatatatggCTATCCTCTCTGAAATTGCAGGGGAAAGGACTTGGGTCCTTGATGTATGTAGGGTGGATCAtagtaggcctaagttaaatgccTTATAAAGACCCTTAGGCCATTTTCATAGTCATTCCTGATGCAAATGTCCTGTCAAGGGtgtatagatagatgaataaatatggttgtagataaatggataaagggggtaatattataaacacatttgtaaaaatattattataaatactgtatatatatataaaattatttaaatttatatataaaaatattttttggtcaaaatattgaaTTATAGTTTGAGTGAAATTTAAAATAGCTAAAGAAGATAGTCTAAAAATCAGTGTAAGATTATAATTAAAGTATAATAATTTCAGCCGCTGCCGAACTTGctgcagaaataaaaaaaatccaagaaTCGCAAGTGAAGATTTCTCAATGGCAGCAAAGAGGAATGAAGGCTGAAATTTCTTGGGAAGAAAGTCGGTCAGTTCTATTTGAGTGGGAGGTGTGTAGGCACGCTGTTCCAGTTGAAGGTACATACACAATACTTATAAGCATATTGTCTATTTACATCAGCATATCAGTTtacattacaacttattatatttgcattttttttagttatattttttgaATAGAGAGTGGATAATTCGTTTTAAATATACCTGAAGCATTTTATCACTAATGAAAAATGTTTATGTATTCTTATAGACCATATTTTTTTCCTAATTCTGCATGATCTGAAACTGTACAGAAGTCTTTTTTGACAAAGATGCGATATTTTTGAACatatgttttcaaatattttcatttgacaGACACCAAATGCTTCAAATGTAGGATTGAAGccagcatcaaatgtgaagattGTCATCGCCTATTCTGCTACCACTGTGatatgaaaaaacattttttaaaccCATTCCATGATAGGTTTTCCTGGGCCAGTGGATATTATGAAGCATTGCCACCAACTGTGACTGTTGACCTTAATGGGACATTTACTGACTGGCGTATGTATGTAAACCAAAAAATTCTTTACATATGAAAACTTTTCTTTTTACCAAGCTATTACAATATAAGTACCAaaatattgaaagaaaaaaataaataaattttttactCAATAAGCAATTCAATTTTTATGGCATTTGACTTActgaatattatttaaatatgcaatctgctaagtttattattattttcttattcagaACCTGTTGTGCCAGTTCCTGTTCCTGTAACTGTAAAGACTGTAACCTTAACATAAAGAGTTCTGACATCATGTGTACTTTCATAATGCTCTCAGGTATATTTGATTTAATATTAAGTTTGAACACATAAGTCTATGAGTATTTGCATCACTGAATATAGTAGCATCACTGAAGTTCTAGTgacaatacccatacccaagcatgTGGACTTCAATCTTTGAGACACAAACATATCCATTCAGTGATGGAGATGAGTTTTACAAAAGATTCAAAATAAGCTGCTTTATTTTAGGAATAAATACTAAAACTAAGCTTTCTAGGCAGGTATGACCTTTATCTGCCCATATTTGAGTGTCAAGAGTGTGGATACAGCCTTCCTGCAGATGCTAAGATGTTGTATGATGGTGGATACTTCTGCTCATCAGCCAGGAAAAGTAACACATTCTTCAGCACCAAACTCCTGAACAACTGGCATTTCCTTAAAAGGAACAGTCCAGGTTAATCAATGAAATCCTTGTTAATAGCGCTTCAAGCGCTTGGTTCTCGTAATGGAAGAGtaagtatttattaattttatatatgtaatgtaagtatctgtatacattaaactgtatatataataatacataaaaatatgaacccactccacacattctcttgtgccacttacatgtacaaaaccttgttcctaaatgcacatcctgatctgaaactcttccttgatagacGTAAAGgatcccataatcaccacaccagaaatcaatatctctctgatatcccccgagtcaaactaaatctgtgcaaactctctatgcaaataaagtaaTTGGTTATTGCTCCTAATTGGTAAACTCTTTATTGAATTAAAAGCTGTCCAGCTGTTCAAaacattattcaaaagtaaaactaaaAAGCATTAATTTCATCCTTATAGTTTCCTACGTAGTTCTTCAAACTTGCACTGttacttgtgctacccactcccccaatatatatGGCTAACTCATGCAACTTGCATGGCTTAGCCACATCTGGGCCTAGTGCTGGGAACTAGGTTCCCAGCACTACGCTGGGAACAAGGTTCCCAGTACTAGGCTGGGAACGTAGTTGTTCAATCTTGCACTAtaacttgtgctacccactcccccaatatatggGGCTAATCCATGCAAATTCTATATTCAGTATATATTTCAGGATGGTTGCATCAACTTTGAAGCTGCTAAAAGAACATTCCAGGAGTGGAGATTTATGCAGTATGAACTTGCAAATGTCCAAAGCTACAATAAGAATGTGTGCCCTGCTTGTCATACTAACCCATTTGCcatacatattgatggcaacaaaaAGTTATTCCGATATGAAAAAGTTGGAAGGTACAGTTCTTAAATAATTTTCCTTTTGTaagataaatttttatttttcaacaattaatACATTTCTATTAGGGCAActtatatatcacaatacactatTCGTTATGTAAATATATCAATATCTGAAAAATTCTTACATGCAATACATAATAGCGTTATTCATGTATTACAACATtaagtaatatatatttacacaatcaTCAAAATTGAAAACAAATCAATGTAAATACTGTCATTTTGTTTCTTTCAGAGGATTGAGGGAATCATATTACTCAGAGAGTGTCTTTGCTGCTGACAATGATGTGACTAATCACCTTAACCATATAGAGAGcttaaaaacaaaggtaaatatTATGTGTACAGACTTTGTAAACTGTACatagattttatatttttatttatatatacaagactttttacattcttgtacagccactagcacgcatagtgtttcaagcAAGtcgttaatcctatgttccccagaatatgaccccaccaaatccattaacaaccaggtacccattttactgttgggtaaacagggggggggggcatagttaagggttgatgcccagtaaatcttccaaggccaggatacaaacccaggacaaagcgcttgcgaaacgccaggcgagtgtcttaacccactacaccattgggaaaagacagtcatgatgtcttacagtttacagagttaatatatatattataacaagtAGTTAG comes from the Procambarus clarkii isolate CNS0578487 chromosome 25, FALCON_Pclarkii_2.0, whole genome shotgun sequence genome and includes:
- the LOC123749201 gene encoding uncharacterized protein isoform X1; this encodes MYTGTSSRKSRALGTSSNPFPCSHVVMKPPVSVVDVIPQNINAAAELAAEIKKIQESQVKISQWQQRGMKAEISWEESRSVLFEWEVCRHAVPVEDTKCFKCRIEASIKCEDCHRLFCYHCDMKKHFLNPFHDRFSWASGYYEALPPTVTVDLNGTFTDWRRYDLYLPIFECQECGYSLPADAKMLYDGGYFCSSARKSNTFFSTKLLNNWHFLKRNSPG
- the LOC123749201 gene encoding uncharacterized protein isoform X4, whose product is MYTGTSSRKSRALGTSSNPFPCSHVVMKPPVSVVDVIPQNINAAAELAAEIKKIQESQVKISQWQQRGMKAEISWEESRSVLFEWEVCRHAVPVEDTKCFKCRIEASIKCEDCHRLFCYHCDMKKHFLNPFHDRFSWASGYYEALPPTVTVDLNGTFTDWQPVVPVPVPVTVKTVTLT
- the LOC123749201 gene encoding uncharacterized protein isoform X2, translated to MYTGTSSRKSRALGTSSNPFPCSHVVMKPPVSVVDVIPQNINAAAELAAEIKKIQESQVKISQWQQRGMKAEISWEESRSVLFEWEVCRHAVPVEDTKCFKCRIEASIKCEDCHRLFCYHCDMKKHFLNPFHDRFSWASGYYEALPPTVTVDLNGTFTDWRMTFICPYLSVKSVDTAFLQMLRCCMMVDTSAHQPGKVTHSSAPNS
- the LOC123749201 gene encoding uncharacterized protein isoform X3 gives rise to the protein MKPPVSVVDVIPQNINAAAELAAEIKKIQESQVKISQWQQRGMKAEISWEESRSVLFEWEVCRHAVPVEDTKCFKCRIEASIKCEDCHRLFCYHCDMKKHFLNPFHDRFSWASGYYEALPPTVTVDLNGTFTDWRRYDLYLPIFECQECGYSLPADAKMLYDGGYFCSSARKSNTFFSTKLLNNWHFLKRNSPG